In Chitinophaga nivalis, a single genomic region encodes these proteins:
- a CDS encoding 2-isopropylmalate synthase, whose product MDKNRVYVFDTTLRDGEQVPGCQLTTVEKIEIAKKLEALGVDIIEAGFPISSPGDFQSVVEISKAVTEPVICALTRCNNMDIDAAADALRFAKRKRIHTGIGASDMHIKYKFNSTREEILERAAAGVKYARRFTDDVEFYAEDAGRADNEFLARMIEAVIAAGATTVNIPDTNGYCLPDQYGAKIKYLVDHVSNIDKAIISVHCHNDLGMATANTIAGVLNGARQVECTINGIGERAGNTSLEEVAMILKTHQHLGYYTHINSKGIYELSNLVETMMHMPVQPNKAIVGRNAFAHSSGIHQDGVLKHRENYEILNPEDVGINSNAIILTARSGRHALKHHLERLGYKLEKINLDEVYQRFLVMADSKKDISDADLLQLMGDGDEKTYDDKAIKVMLLQVVCGDPLRPMATVKLKINGEEREASAAGNGPVNATINAIHDIIKDDISLDEFNIQAMHGGSEDISKVNMRVKHNGQSYYGFGYSTDIVNASVHAYVDALNKIY is encoded by the coding sequence ATGGATAAAAATCGTGTATACGTCTTTGATACCACTTTAAGGGACGGTGAACAGGTACCGGGTTGCCAGCTGACTACGGTCGAAAAAATTGAAATCGCAAAAAAACTGGAAGCACTGGGTGTGGATATTATCGAAGCTGGTTTTCCTATCTCCAGCCCCGGTGATTTCCAGAGTGTGGTGGAAATATCCAAAGCAGTAACAGAGCCGGTCATCTGCGCGCTCACCCGCTGCAATAATATGGATATCGACGCTGCTGCTGATGCCCTGCGTTTCGCCAAACGTAAACGTATCCATACCGGTATCGGTGCTTCCGATATGCATATCAAATATAAATTCAACAGTACCCGTGAAGAGATCCTGGAACGTGCAGCTGCTGGGGTAAAATATGCCCGCCGGTTTACGGATGATGTGGAATTTTATGCAGAAGATGCCGGCCGTGCCGACAATGAGTTCCTGGCTCGTATGATTGAAGCGGTGATTGCTGCCGGTGCTACAACGGTTAATATCCCCGATACCAACGGATATTGCCTGCCCGACCAGTACGGTGCTAAAATAAAATACCTGGTAGACCATGTCTCCAATATAGATAAAGCGATCATCTCCGTGCACTGCCACAACGACCTGGGTATGGCTACTGCCAATACCATTGCAGGGGTACTGAACGGCGCCCGTCAGGTGGAATGTACCATCAACGGTATCGGAGAACGTGCCGGTAACACTTCCCTGGAAGAAGTGGCGATGATCCTGAAAACACACCAGCACCTGGGCTATTATACCCATATCAATTCCAAAGGTATCTATGAACTGAGCAACCTGGTAGAAACCATGATGCATATGCCGGTACAGCCTAATAAGGCAATCGTGGGCCGCAATGCGTTTGCACACAGTTCCGGTATCCACCAGGATGGTGTACTGAAACACAGAGAAAACTACGAAATCCTGAATCCGGAAGATGTAGGTATCAATTCCAACGCGATTATCCTCACTGCCCGCAGTGGCCGGCATGCGCTGAAACACCACCTGGAGCGCCTGGGTTACAAACTGGAAAAAATCAACCTGGATGAAGTATATCAGCGTTTCCTGGTGATGGCCGACAGTAAAAAAGATATCAGCGATGCAGACCTGCTGCAACTGATGGGAGATGGCGATGAAAAAACATACGATGATAAAGCTATCAAAGTAATGCTGTTGCAAGTGGTATGCGGTGATCCGTTACGTCCGATGGCTACTGTGAAACTGAAAATCAACGGAGAAGAAAGAGAAGCCAGCGCTGCCGGAAATGGTCCTGTGAACGCTACCATCAATGCTATTCACGATATTATTAAAGATGATATTTCCCTGGATGAATTTAATATTCAGGCAATGCACGGCGGTAGTGAAGACATCAGCAAAGTAAATATGCGGGTGAAACACAATGGCCAGTCCTACTATGGTTTCGGCTATTCTACCGACATTGTCAATGCTTCTGTTCACGCTTATGTAGATGCACTCAATAAAATTTATTGA
- a CDS encoding M15 family metallopeptidase, producing MRTTCLCCLLLVVCSRLYAQRIPVNKYGLSVITTQQQYQQLIKTDSNQQLVNLEQFIPGIKKDVRYATTQNFTHQQLYTQTTIYLRLPAAKALKAVQTALQKKGYGLLIYDAYRPYHVTETMFRIVPNDLYAADPRKGSGHNRGVAIDLSMVDLKTGKPVAMPTDFDDFTFKAHQNYTPTDPTVTANRKLLRDTMLQHGFKGSRTEWWHYYLPDYKKYPLMDIFF from the coding sequence ATGAGAACAACCTGCTTATGCTGCCTGCTGCTGGTCGTTTGCAGCCGCCTGTATGCCCAGCGCATACCTGTCAATAAATACGGATTGTCTGTGATCACCACCCAACAACAATATCAGCAACTGATCAAAACAGACAGCAACCAGCAACTGGTAAACCTGGAGCAGTTTATTCCCGGTATCAAAAAAGACGTGCGGTATGCCACTACCCAAAACTTCACGCACCAGCAACTATATACGCAAACAACGATCTACCTGCGCCTGCCGGCCGCCAAAGCCTTAAAGGCGGTACAGACGGCCCTGCAGAAAAAGGGATACGGACTGCTTATCTACGATGCCTACCGGCCCTATCACGTTACCGAAACGATGTTCCGGATTGTTCCCAACGACCTGTATGCCGCAGATCCCCGGAAGGGATCGGGACATAACCGCGGGGTGGCCATCGACCTCAGTATGGTAGACCTTAAAACAGGAAAGCCCGTGGCCATGCCTACGGACTTCGATGACTTTACCTTCAAAGCACATCAAAACTATACACCCACCGATCCAACGGTAACGGCTAATCGGAAACTACTGCGCGATACCATGCTGCAACATGGCTTTAAAGGCTCCCGTACAGAATGGTGGCATTATTATCTCCCGGATTATAAAAAATATCCGCTGATGGATATCTTCTTTTAA
- the leuB gene encoding 3-isopropylmalate dehydrogenase, with protein sequence MGVEKKILVIPGDGIGQEVTAWGQKVLTTIAANFNHTFTFEEGLMGHVAIEATGDPLPDETLQKARSADAILFGAIGHAKYDNDPTLKVRPEQGLLKIRKELGLYANLRPIKLFDELLEASSIKPEILRGADILFFRELTGDVYFGEKKRTEDRNTASDLMIYHRYEVERIARKAYEAARTRRSKLCSVDKANVLEASRLWREVVQEIAKEYPDVETEHMFIDNAAMQLIKDPKRFDVVLTGNLFGDILTDEASQIAGSMGMLASASVGDQVGFYEPIHGSAHDIAGKGIANPLASILSAALMLDISFGLKMESQRVIKAVEATLRQGYRTMDIANKHTVNDFIMGTDAMGAKVLENLN encoded by the coding sequence ATGGGCGTAGAGAAGAAAATACTGGTAATACCTGGTGACGGCATCGGTCAGGAAGTGACGGCATGGGGACAAAAAGTGCTGACAACGATTGCTGCAAACTTTAACCACACCTTCACTTTTGAAGAAGGTCTTATGGGACACGTAGCCATCGAAGCTACGGGAGATCCACTACCCGATGAAACACTGCAGAAAGCCAGAAGCGCAGATGCGATTTTATTCGGTGCGATCGGTCATGCTAAATATGATAACGATCCTACGTTGAAAGTAAGACCCGAACAAGGGCTGCTGAAGATCCGGAAAGAACTGGGATTATATGCCAATCTCCGCCCAATAAAACTGTTTGACGAATTACTCGAAGCTTCCAGTATTAAACCGGAAATCCTGCGGGGTGCGGATATTCTCTTTTTCCGCGAGTTGACCGGGGATGTATATTTCGGAGAGAAAAAAAGAACGGAAGATCGTAACACTGCTTCTGATCTGATGATTTACCATCGTTATGAAGTGGAGCGCATTGCCCGCAAAGCCTACGAAGCTGCACGTACCCGCCGCAGCAAACTGTGCTCTGTGGATAAGGCCAACGTACTGGAAGCGAGCCGGCTCTGGAGAGAAGTGGTACAGGAAATCGCGAAAGAATATCCGGATGTGGAAACAGAACATATGTTTATCGACAATGCTGCCATGCAGCTGATCAAAGACCCAAAACGTTTTGATGTGGTGCTCACGGGCAACCTCTTCGGTGATATCCTCACAGATGAAGCGTCCCAGATCGCCGGATCTATGGGGATGCTGGCTTCTGCCTCTGTAGGCGACCAGGTAGGTTTCTATGAGCCTATTCATGGTTCCGCACATGATATTGCCGGTAAAGGCATTGCCAACCCACTGGCTTCTATTCTCTCTGCTGCCCTCATGCTGGATATTTCCTTTGGCCTCAAAATGGAATCACAGCGCGTGATCAAAGCTGTAGAAGCTACACTCAGACAAGGTTACAGAACAATGGATATCGCCAACAAACATACCGTGAACGATTTCATTATGGGAACAGACGCGATGGGCGCTAAAGTTTTGGAGAATCTGAATTAA
- the leuD gene encoding 3-isopropylmalate dehydratase small subunit, which yields MSKIFQHLVSSAVPVPIENIDTDQIIPARFLKATTRDGFGENLFRDWRFDGDNQPKADFILNNPIYTGKILVAGKNFGCGSSREHAAWAIADYGFKVVVSSFFADIFKNNALNNFILPVQVSEDFLDKIFKAIEKDPKAAIEVDLENQVIRIQESGEQESFAINPYKKTCLLNGYDDIDYLLSLRQEIENYETTRAFNF from the coding sequence ATGAGTAAAATATTTCAACACCTCGTATCATCTGCTGTACCTGTACCTATCGAAAATATAGATACAGACCAGATTATTCCTGCACGTTTCCTGAAAGCAACCACCCGGGACGGTTTTGGTGAAAACCTGTTCCGCGACTGGCGCTTCGATGGCGATAACCAGCCGAAGGCAGACTTCATCCTCAACAACCCGATCTATACCGGTAAAATACTGGTAGCCGGTAAAAACTTCGGATGTGGTTCTTCCCGCGAACACGCGGCTTGGGCTATTGCCGACTATGGTTTTAAAGTAGTGGTGAGCAGCTTCTTTGCTGATATCTTCAAAAACAATGCGCTCAACAACTTTATCCTGCCGGTACAGGTGAGTGAGGATTTCCTGGATAAAATTTTCAAAGCCATCGAAAAAGATCCGAAAGCCGCTATCGAAGTAGACCTGGAAAATCAGGTGATCCGGATCCAGGAAAGTGGAGAACAGGAAAGCTTTGCCATCAATCCCTACAAAAAAACCTGTTTGCTGAATGGGTACGATGATATCGACTACCTGCTGAGTCTCCGTCAGGAAATTGAAAACTACGAAACAACAAGAGCATTTAATTTTTAA
- a CDS encoding methyltransferase domain-containing protein, producing the protein MHWNADLYKEQHAFVFEYGNSLIDWLQPKAGEKILDLGCGTGELTAQLAAAGATVTGIDASEEMITSARSHYPELTFQVADATDFSLPVQFDAVFSNATLHWINEKEKVIRCMYDHLKQGGRLALEFGGKGNVASIVDTLARVMEQRGYTYQPIWYFPSPAAYATLLENAGFRVDRVHFFERPTRLADKAEGISTWLNMFGSRFFEAVPPADKADILRQVQQELAPQITRDGELYADYVRLRIAATKI; encoded by the coding sequence ATGCATTGGAATGCAGATTTATATAAAGAACAACATGCCTTTGTATTTGAATACGGCAATAGTTTGATAGACTGGCTCCAGCCAAAGGCCGGCGAAAAGATACTCGATCTGGGATGTGGTACCGGTGAACTAACAGCACAACTGGCAGCAGCCGGTGCAACGGTTACCGGTATAGATGCCTCGGAAGAGATGATCACCAGCGCCCGCAGTCATTATCCGGAACTGACATTTCAAGTGGCTGATGCGACGGACTTTTCGCTGCCGGTACAATTCGACGCTGTTTTTTCCAATGCTACCCTGCACTGGATCAACGAAAAGGAAAAAGTAATCCGCTGCATGTATGACCACCTGAAACAGGGCGGTCGCCTCGCACTGGAATTTGGCGGAAAAGGGAATGTGGCCAGTATCGTAGATACCCTGGCCAGGGTGATGGAGCAAAGAGGATATACGTACCAGCCAATCTGGTATTTTCCGTCTCCTGCCGCCTATGCCACCCTGCTGGAAAATGCCGGTTTCCGGGTAGACCGCGTTCATTTCTTTGAACGACCTACCAGACTGGCAGATAAAGCCGAAGGCATCAGTACCTGGCTCAATATGTTCGGCAGCCGCTTCTTTGAAGCCGTACCGCCGGCAGATAAAGCCGATATCCTCCGGCAGGTGCAACAGGAACTGGCGCCGCAGATTACCCGCGATGGAGAACTATATGCCGACTACGTTCGTTTACGGATCGCCGCTACAAAAATTTAA